Proteins from a single region of Leuconostoc gasicomitatum LMG 18811:
- a CDS encoding replication initiation factor domain-containing protein: MITINHEPKAYTPIFLGTTQHSIRLSLEIMIMICMKWHDEIIETYNVTISAIDLGQLPNIGSEIPISEINGSELSGFKVKMRQSDVRLQNKVSTELKQLVDLKNVGRYQLLKGKNTMTQELNVPELTNNNLILMRQLLDVTQEELAITMGINEKTIRRIENKEQGISERFVDNLLSVYPDLAQSIEVQFDWVSLTFPDLTSKQVIKDVLSIQSDLFLERPTSQNFYTREMAFAGEKNIYVQDFAPIKNPETQAIEQKYGTTLYLTGKGTRLFEKALLEQNITWHDFFQKARQYCGHLTRLDIAINDKWGLLDMNDLVKAVQEKRFWSKSKSYAVHGNVDDGWTVNFGKSPFVIRAYDKHKEQASKGFDTDVQNRVELELHQDKAEYVIDAWFDQNNKKTLTEITFDILYTYLWFTDKPIEEKFLKGDKVRDTIEASVASMPAWSLLTALGHKMKFIRQPKEQSIERIEKWVLDSVVPSLAVLKKTGHWAEVIEAMNSAELSAEQQKLVKATMINAITQANQKLTINFEKPKKRYQEI, encoded by the coding sequence ATGATAACGATTAATCATGAACCAAAAGCGTACACACCTATTTTTCTAGGAACAACTCAACATAGCATACGGTTATCGTTAGAAATCATGATCATGATTTGCATGAAATGGCATGATGAAATTATTGAAACTTATAACGTAACTATTTCGGCTATTGACTTAGGGCAATTACCCAATATCGGTAGTGAAATTCCAATTAGTGAAATCAACGGTAGTGAGCTATCCGGCTTCAAAGTAAAAATGAGACAGTCTGACGTCCGATTACAAAATAAGGTTTCAACTGAATTAAAACAATTAGTTGATTTAAAAAATGTTGGTCGCTACCAACTGTTGAAAGGAAAAAATACCATGACACAAGAATTAAATGTACCAGAATTAACAAATAATAATTTGATATTAATGCGACAATTACTTGATGTAACACAAGAAGAATTGGCAATTACTATGGGTATCAATGAAAAAACAATACGACGTATTGAAAATAAAGAACAAGGTATTAGTGAACGTTTTGTAGACAATTTACTATCAGTTTATCCAGATTTAGCTCAAAGTATTGAAGTACAATTCGATTGGGTTTCACTGACATTCCCAGATTTAACTTCCAAGCAAGTGATCAAAGATGTACTAAGTATTCAATCTGATTTATTTTTGGAACGTCCAACATCACAAAACTTTTACACTCGTGAAATGGCATTTGCTGGCGAAAAGAACATCTATGTGCAAGACTTTGCACCGATTAAAAACCCTGAAACACAGGCCATTGAACAAAAGTATGGGACAACCTTATATTTAACTGGTAAAGGCACACGCTTGTTTGAAAAAGCTTTGCTAGAACAAAATATCACTTGGCATGATTTCTTTCAAAAAGCGCGACAATATTGTGGGCATCTAACCAGACTAGATATTGCCATTAATGATAAATGGGGTCTGCTAGATATGAATGACCTTGTCAAAGCCGTGCAAGAAAAACGTTTTTGGAGTAAATCAAAATCTTATGCTGTTCACGGTAACGTTGATGATGGGTGGACAGTAAATTTTGGTAAATCGCCATTTGTTATTCGTGCTTACGATAAGCATAAAGAACAAGCCAGCAAAGGCTTTGACACAGATGTACAAAACCGTGTGGAGTTGGAATTACACCAAGATAAAGCAGAATATGTCATTGATGCGTGGTTTGATCAGAACAACAAGAAAACATTAACGGAAATTACTTTTGATATTTTGTATACGTATCTTTGGTTTACTGATAAACCAATTGAGGAAAAATTCCTAAAGGGTGATAAAGTGCGCGATACGATTGAAGCTTCTGTTGCGTCGATGCCTGCTTGGTCATTACTAACTGCTTTAGGTCATAAAATGAAATTTATACGTCAACCCAAAGAACAAAGTATTGAACGGATTGAAAAATGGGTTTTAGATTCAGTTGTTCCTAGTCTAGCAGTCTTAAAGAAAACCGGTCATTGGGCAGAAGTCATTGAAGCCATGAACAGTGCTGAATTATCAGCTGAACAACAAAAGTTGGTCAAGGCCACGATGATTAATGCCATCACGCAAGCTAATCAAAAATTAACGATTAATTTTGAAAAACCAAAAAAACGTTATCAAGAAATTTAA
- a CDS encoding IS30 family transposase produces MTAEQPKKRKRQPRLNENQRYLIEHLWNNEQLSQTDIGRQLGYDPSVISRELDRGNVLDFSNLDRHTLLRMSIHARIKYSAQRGQYIATKKRFRMGQGLLLTPELKELIEHWINVEHWTPEQIAGNVQDVAVSSSTIRDWSKRGLIDIRTHKYHRQDGSPKQRELAKNQRARQREIARLRENLQKSGELVRHSIYDRSPVVAKRKQFGHWEIDLVLPMKQNNGQYQDHSAIMTVVERKTRFYALIKVKSKQSKDMIEAFKLFYQRYGKAVRTITADNGSEFISWDFLEFVQKELKIKLYYCTPSSPHQRGSNENRNGKLRDWFPKGTSFKPVKQRQLDEVADKMNAMPMRIALQGKSPIELFDKEYKTMQRYRRAYEKRKLKQSKQK; encoded by the coding sequence ATGACAGCAGAACAACCAAAGAAAAGAAAACGACAGCCACGATTAAACGAAAACCAACGGTATTTAATTGAACATTTGTGGAATAATGAACAATTGTCACAAACGGATATAGGTCGTCAATTAGGTTATGATCCATCAGTGATTAGTCGTGAATTAGACCGTGGTAATGTGCTAGATTTTTCAAACTTAGACCGTCACACGTTATTAAGAATGAGCATTCATGCGCGTATTAAATATTCGGCACAACGTGGTCAATATATCGCCACCAAAAAACGCTTTCGTATGGGACAAGGGCTGTTACTCACACCAGAATTAAAGGAACTGATTGAACACTGGATTAATGTGGAACATTGGACGCCTGAACAGATTGCCGGCAATGTTCAAGATGTGGCAGTATCGTCTTCAACCATCAGAGACTGGTCAAAAAGAGGGTTAATTGATATCCGTACCCACAAATATCATCGCCAAGATGGCTCCCCTAAACAACGTGAGTTAGCCAAGAATCAACGCGCGCGACAACGAGAGATTGCTCGCTTACGAGAAAACTTACAAAAAAGTGGTGAGTTAGTCCGTCATTCTATTTATGACCGTTCACCAGTGGTGGCTAAACGTAAACAATTTGGTCATTGGGAAATTGATTTAGTGTTGCCAATGAAACAAAATAACGGTCAATACCAAGACCACTCGGCTATTATGACGGTCGTTGAACGCAAAACCAGATTCTACGCCTTGATTAAAGTTAAAAGTAAACAATCGAAAGACATGATTGAAGCGTTTAAACTGTTTTATCAACGTTACGGTAAAGCAGTACGAACAATTACCGCTGACAATGGTTCTGAATTTATCTCTTGGGACTTCTTAGAATTTGTTCAAAAAGAACTTAAAATAAAACTTTATTACTGCACACCATCATCACCACATCAACGAGGTTCTAACGAAAACCGCAACGGTAAATTACGTGACTGGTTTCCCAAAGGCACAAGTTTTAAGCCAGTGAAACAACGACAACTAGATGAAGTAGCTGATAAAATGAATGCCATGCCAATGCGCATAGCGTTACAAGGTAAGAGTCCAATTGAGTTATTTGATAAAGAATATAAAACGATGCAAAGATATCGTCGAGCATATGAGAAACGGAAATTAAAGCAAAGCAAACAAAAATAA
- a CDS encoding Y-family DNA polymerase, which yields MVDQQKTEYDYTHEERRVIFVIDSKSFYASVECVERDYNPLKALLVVMSEQENTNGGLVLASSPMAKEKLGITNVTRQRDMPVCPDLVIAHPRMNLYIQENLRINNIYRQYTDDAHLLPYSIDESILDMTDSWQFFGRTPAEVAFKIQQQVRAETGIYLTVGIGDSPVLAKLALDIEAKHAKNLTGIWHYEDVPEKLWPITQLNDVWSIGSRTARKLNLMGVHSMYDLAHQDPYFFRSKMGLMGEQLLALSWGIDRSDLTENIQSKSKSYSNSQVLPRDYRQQDEIEIVIREMADQVATRIRAHHKQTCLVSLFIGYSFAESEQQGSHGFRKQCRIHSTNDTHTLMAVMVNLFRKYWHGEVIRNIGIAYGSLVDDTGVQLNLFEQPEHLLKTNKIDQVVDEIRQRFGTTAIMRAMSKEAGGTAIDRASLVGGHNGGNSYD from the coding sequence ATGGTGGACCAGCAAAAAACTGAATATGATTATACGCATGAAGAACGACGTGTGATATTTGTGATTGACTCCAAAAGTTTCTATGCCAGTGTGGAGTGTGTGGAGCGTGACTATAATCCATTAAAAGCATTACTTGTTGTGATGTCGGAACAAGAAAATACAAACGGTGGTTTAGTTCTAGCATCTTCACCAATGGCCAAGGAAAAACTGGGTATTACTAATGTTACCCGACAACGTGATATGCCTGTTTGCCCGGACTTAGTGATTGCTCACCCAAGAATGAATCTTTATATTCAAGAGAACTTGCGTATTAATAACATCTACCGACAATACACTGACGATGCCCACTTATTGCCATATTCGATTGATGAATCTATCCTTGATATGACGGATTCTTGGCAATTCTTTGGTCGGACACCAGCAGAAGTTGCATTCAAAATACAGCAACAAGTTCGGGCAGAAACAGGTATCTATTTAACTGTTGGTATTGGTGATTCACCCGTATTAGCTAAATTAGCACTGGATATTGAAGCCAAGCATGCAAAGAATTTAACTGGTATTTGGCATTACGAAGATGTCCCAGAGAAATTATGGCCAATCACACAGCTCAATGACGTTTGGAGTATTGGTTCACGGACTGCGCGTAAGCTCAATTTAATGGGTGTTCATTCGATGTATGACTTAGCACATCAAGATCCCTATTTTTTTCGTTCAAAGATGGGACTAATGGGCGAACAACTGCTAGCTTTGTCTTGGGGTATTGACCGTTCTGATTTGACTGAAAACATTCAGTCAAAAAGTAAGTCTTATAGTAACTCGCAAGTGTTACCACGTGATTATAGGCAACAAGATGAGATTGAAATTGTCATTCGAGAAATGGCTGATCAGGTTGCTACAAGAATACGTGCGCATCACAAGCAAACGTGCTTAGTTAGTTTGTTTATCGGCTATTCCTTTGCCGAAAGTGAACAACAAGGATCTCATGGTTTTAGGAAACAGTGCCGTATTCATTCTACCAATGATACTCACACCCTAATGGCTGTTATGGTTAATCTCTTTAGAAAGTATTGGCATGGCGAAGTGATTAGAAACATTGGTATTGCTTACGGTAGTCTAGTTGATGACACTGGGGTACAGCTTAATCTCTTTGAACAACCTGAACATCTCCTTAAAACAAATAAAATTGACCAGGTTGTTGATGAAATACGTCAACGTTTTGGCACAACTGCTATCATGCGAGCCATGTCTAAAGAAGCCGGTGGTACTGCGATTGATCGAGCTAGCTTAGTGGGTGGCCATAATGGGGGTAATAGCTATGATTAA
- a CDS encoding S66 family peptidase — translation MALNLTKGDEIRIISPSSSIKRVGGFKDNLIAKKRLENLGFKVTFGKHILENDAFYSSSISSRVSDFHDAFGDKNVKAIMTTIGGLNSNELLPHIDWNVVRLNPKMFFGYSDTTSLHNAIRAMTNEVTYYGPCYSSFKMDDLQKYQTTEWLKAALNSSFELKPSNVWISDLWFDKSLARNPMANKWKVYTNGQATGISTGGNSQTYCLQAGTKFFPKTQSPIVFIEQAEDGDPLEFSRELAQILQIHTDIKALVIGRFPTVNEMSEQKLRVILDKFLILKTIPVIYDLDFGHTQPIFTVPLGQNIMVTASSSDKIKVNVQEI, via the coding sequence ATGGCTTTAAATCTAACAAAAGGTGACGAAATTAGAATTATATCTCCCAGTTCCTCAATAAAGAGAGTTGGTGGTTTTAAGGACAATTTAATTGCAAAAAAACGATTAGAGAACTTAGGATTTAAAGTAACTTTCGGGAAACATATTCTTGAAAACGATGCGTTCTATTCTAGTAGTATATCATCGCGAGTTTCGGACTTTCACGATGCATTCGGTGACAAAAATGTTAAAGCAATTATGACTACCATCGGCGGGTTGAATTCGAACGAATTATTGCCACATATTGATTGGAATGTTGTGCGTTTGAATCCAAAAATGTTTTTTGGGTATTCGGATACAACTAGTCTACATAACGCAATTCGTGCAATGACAAATGAGGTTACTTATTATGGACCATGTTACTCTTCATTCAAGATGGATGATTTACAAAAATATCAAACAACAGAGTGGTTAAAGGCAGCATTAAATAGTTCATTTGAATTAAAACCTAGTAATGTTTGGATTAGTGATTTGTGGTTTGACAAGTCATTGGCACGTAATCCAATGGCAAATAAATGGAAAGTGTATACTAATGGTCAAGCGACAGGTATCTCAACTGGTGGCAATAGTCAGACATACTGTTTACAAGCAGGAACAAAATTTTTTCCGAAAACACAAAGTCCAATTGTTTTTATTGAACAAGCAGAAGATGGAGACCCACTTGAGTTTTCTCGTGAGTTAGCTCAGATATTACAAATACACACTGATATAAAGGCACTTGTAATAGGCAGATTTCCTACTGTTAATGAAATGAGTGAACAGAAACTTCGAGTTATTTTAGATAAGTTTTTAATCTTAAAAACAATACCAGTAATATATGATTTAGATTTTGGACATACTCAACCAATATTCACCGTGCCATTGGGCCAAAATATCATGGTTACTGCAAGTAGCAGTGATAAAATTAAGGTTAACGTACAAGAAATATAG
- a CDS encoding ABC transporter permease: MRRTIAISKRIFLELIRDKRTLAMLFLAPVLILTLLNYVFSINTSTSVNIGVVNVQRSMKSTINDVKHVNVKEYDNKKEAKKALDNQKVDAIFEENQHDDYSVLYANTSASKTAMIRRILSASFTQEKTFQMADTLKQMTEKLGMNSDNKNTTNGVNLKESYNYGNKNTTYFSSIMPIFMGFFVFLFVFLISGMSLLKERTSGTLGRLLATPVKRSEIVFGYILSYSLVAIIQTTIIVFFTIYVLNVQVTGSILNVFIINLLLALVALTFGLLLSTLANSEFQMMQFIPIIVVPQIIFSGIIPLDSMATWAQWIGNILPMKYASNAMTDVILYGKSFANILPELLMLIIFIVVLLVANVFGLRRYRKV; this comes from the coding sequence ATGAGGAGAACAATAGCTATTTCAAAACGAATATTTTTAGAATTAATAAGAGATAAGAGAACTTTAGCTATGCTATTTTTAGCGCCTGTATTAATATTGACACTGCTAAATTATGTTTTTTCAATTAATACTAGTACATCTGTAAATATAGGTGTTGTTAATGTGCAAAGGTCTATGAAATCTACTATTAATGATGTTAAACATGTTAATGTAAAGGAATATGATAATAAAAAAGAAGCTAAAAAAGCGTTAGATAATCAAAAAGTAGATGCAATTTTCGAAGAAAATCAACATGATGATTATAGTGTGTTGTACGCAAACACTTCTGCCTCAAAAACTGCGATGATTAGGCGTATTTTGAGCGCTTCATTTACTCAAGAAAAAACTTTTCAAATGGCTGATACGCTTAAACAAATGACAGAAAAACTTGGCATGAATTCTGATAATAAAAATACTACTAATGGTGTTAATTTAAAAGAGTCATATAACTACGGCAATAAAAATACAACTTATTTTTCATCAATAATGCCAATATTTATGGGATTTTTTGTTTTCCTATTTGTCTTTTTGATTTCAGGCATGTCTTTACTCAAAGAACGTACTTCAGGCACACTGGGTAGGTTACTCGCCACACCGGTTAAAAGATCAGAAATAGTTTTTGGATATATTTTGAGTTATAGTTTAGTGGCTATTATTCAAACAACGATAATTGTATTTTTCACCATTTATGTATTAAATGTCCAAGTAACAGGCTCGATACTCAATGTATTCATAATTAATCTATTGCTGGCTTTAGTTGCATTAACTTTTGGATTACTACTATCAACATTGGCAAATTCAGAATTTCAAATGATGCAATTTATTCCTATTATTGTTGTGCCACAAATTATTTTTTCAGGAATTATACCATTAGATTCTATGGCAACCTGGGCACAATGGATTGGCAACATATTGCCAATGAAGTACGCTTCAAATGCAATGACTGATGTTATTTTGTATGGGAAAAGTTTTGCAAATATTTTACCTGAACTTTTGATGCTAATTATATTTATAGTTGTCTTACTCGTGGCCAATGTTTTTGGACTGCGTCGTTATCGTAAGGTATAA
- a CDS encoding ABC transporter ATP-binding protein — translation MQTVISVEKVSKSFGNQQVLKNIDMLLKKGEIIGLIGPSGSGKSTLINIALGVERADSGLTTIFGEKMPNRMLLGKLGYMAQSDSLYESLTAKENIEFFAEMKGVDKKLLIQEITRVAKIVSLENYLDKRVSGFSGGMKRRLSLAIALISDPGLLILDEPTVGSDPALRLQIWQELHRMRDEGHAILVTTHVMDEAELVDRVALLLGGELIANDSPQNLESQYHVDSIEKVFLKAEGELK, via the coding sequence ATGCAAACTGTCATTAGTGTAGAAAAAGTTTCAAAATCCTTCGGAAATCAACAAGTTCTAAAAAATATTGACATGCTGCTCAAAAAAGGAGAAATCATTGGGTTAATCGGTCCTTCAGGTTCAGGAAAATCCACTTTAATAAACATTGCCCTAGGTGTTGAAAGAGCAGATTCAGGATTGACCACAATATTTGGAGAAAAAATGCCAAATAGAATGCTTCTAGGTAAATTAGGGTATATGGCACAATCAGATTCATTATATGAAAGTTTAACTGCAAAAGAAAATATTGAATTTTTTGCTGAGATGAAAGGCGTTGACAAAAAGTTATTAATACAAGAGATAACACGTGTTGCTAAAATAGTTTCCTTGGAAAACTATTTAGATAAAAGAGTATCTGGCTTCTCTGGTGGCATGAAGAGGCGTTTATCTTTGGCTATAGCTTTAATTTCTGATCCCGGATTATTGATTTTAGATGAGCCAACTGTAGGAAGTGATCCAGCTTTACGGTTACAAATATGGCAAGAACTCCATCGTATGCGCGATGAAGGCCATGCTATTTTAGTGACAACACACGTTATGGATGAAGCTGAGTTAGTTGATCGTGTGGCGCTGTTATTAGGTGGCGAATTAATAGCCAACGATTCACCTCAAAACTTAGAGAGCCAGTATCATGTTGATAGCATAGAAAAAGTATTTTTGAAAGCTGAAGGTGAGTTAAAATGA
- a CDS encoding Gfo/Idh/MocA family protein has product MRLNWAIIGTGTIANEMATSFLKKNKNIYAVCGRNIDKMQQFADKYHIEKQFIKLEALLSDEHVDAVYIATPHNTHFEITKQALLHDKHVLIEKAIVVNRDELNELNNIAYNRNLMIMEAMTLLHMPLIKKVKSLVTAGALGDIKTINVTFGSHKPYDVKNRFFNPDLAGGALLDIGGYAFTAARYFMSEQPNNMSSFVNYFETGVDEQSATIISNSKNELATVSLSMQAKQPKALTISGTKGYIRVLEFPRAQEATWYHTETKTCEVIIGGNTEDALVYEVEDFENAIENPNQIKVYNDMTADVFSIFQTIQTKWQSNN; this is encoded by the coding sequence ATGAGATTAAATTGGGCAATAATTGGCACTGGCACGATAGCTAATGAAATGGCGACATCATTTTTGAAGAAAAATAAAAATATTTATGCAGTATGCGGACGTAATATTGACAAAATGCAACAATTCGCTGATAAATATCATATAGAAAAACAATTTATAAAGTTAGAAGCACTTCTTTCAGATGAGCACGTTGACGCAGTATATATTGCGACGCCACATAATACTCATTTTGAGATAACGAAGCAGGCTTTACTACATGATAAGCATGTGTTGATAGAAAAAGCTATTGTTGTCAATCGAGATGAGTTAAATGAGCTCAATAATATAGCTTATAATCGAAACTTAATGATCATGGAAGCTATGACTCTATTGCACATGCCGCTCATTAAAAAAGTTAAATCACTAGTAACAGCAGGTGCATTAGGAGATATAAAGACCATTAATGTTACTTTCGGCAGTCACAAACCTTACGATGTTAAAAATAGATTTTTTAACCCTGACTTAGCCGGTGGTGCGCTACTTGATATTGGTGGCTATGCATTTACAGCAGCCCGCTATTTTATGTCGGAGCAACCAAACAATATGAGTTCTTTCGTCAATTATTTTGAAACAGGAGTAGATGAGCAATCAGCAACAATTATAAGTAATTCAAAAAATGAATTAGCTACTGTTTCTTTATCAATGCAGGCAAAACAGCCCAAAGCATTAACAATTTCAGGAACAAAAGGATATATTCGTGTCCTGGAATTTCCCCGTGCGCAAGAAGCAACTTGGTATCATACGGAAACAAAGACGTGTGAGGTGATTATAGGCGGAAATACGGAGGATGCACTAGTATATGAAGTTGAAGATTTTGAGAATGCGATTGAAAATCCAAATCAAATTAAGGTTTATAATGACATGACTGCCGATGTATTTAGTATTTTCCAGACTATTCAAACTAAATGGCAATCAAATAATTAG
- a CDS encoding gluconate:H+ symporter has translation MPLLITLVFIILLIFMIVKLKLNTYIALLLTAVLLAVSLGIPTEKIPAVIEAGIGSQLGHLAIVFALGAMIGKLVSDTGGGYRIAQTLIKRFGVKQIQIAVVIASFIVGIALFFEVGLVVLLPILFVIANELKIPLLYLGIPMAATLNTAHAFLPPHPGPTAITAIFNANIGQVLLIGIVVSIPTIIIAGPLFNWFLQKVYPSAYHKTLPNIFGDLKEFDIDETPGVGISILTSMMPVILIGVSTIVQSLLAGKSVLKTAVTFVGSPDIAMILSLLFALYTMGIRRKQTLDRLSGSLTDSVKQIAMMLLIIGGGGALKEVLVQGGIANYVSQIFATSNLSPIFAAWLITAILRVSLGSSTVAGITGAGLVLPMVQASGVNPALMVLAVGAGSVFADHVNDAGFWMIKEYFGLSLKETLLSWTTLTSVLSVSGLISVWLASFLF, from the coding sequence ATGCCATTATTAATAACATTAGTATTTATCATTTTATTGATATTCATGATTGTTAAATTAAAGCTAAATACGTACATAGCATTATTGCTAACAGCAGTTCTGCTGGCTGTGTCTTTAGGCATTCCAACAGAAAAAATACCTGCTGTCATCGAAGCCGGTATTGGTTCTCAATTAGGTCATTTGGCCATTGTCTTTGCTTTAGGTGCCATGATAGGTAAACTAGTTTCAGACACTGGTGGGGGATATCGCATTGCACAAACCTTAATAAAAAGGTTTGGCGTTAAACAGATTCAAATTGCCGTAGTTATTGCTTCGTTCATTGTTGGTATCGCACTTTTCTTTGAAGTAGGGTTGGTCGTTTTGTTACCTATTTTATTTGTTATTGCAAATGAGTTGAAGATACCATTGCTGTATTTGGGTATACCAATGGCTGCTACATTAAATACAGCACATGCTTTCTTACCACCACATCCTGGTCCAACAGCAATTACAGCAATTTTCAATGCAAATATTGGCCAAGTATTGCTCATTGGTATCGTTGTATCAATTCCAACAATTATAATTGCTGGACCACTTTTTAACTGGTTTTTGCAAAAAGTATATCCTTCAGCTTATCACAAGACGCTGCCAAATATATTTGGCGATTTAAAAGAATTTGATATTGATGAGACACCAGGGGTTGGTATTAGTATTTTGACATCGATGATGCCTGTTATTTTAATCGGAGTGAGCACGATTGTGCAGTCACTGTTGGCTGGTAAAAGTGTCCTAAAAACAGCAGTAACATTCGTAGGCAGCCCAGACATTGCTATGATTTTATCTCTGTTGTTTGCCTTGTACACTATGGGTATTAGACGTAAGCAAACTCTTGACCGGTTGAGTGGCAGTTTAACCGATTCTGTTAAACAAATCGCCATGATGCTCTTGATTATTGGCGGTGGCGGTGCTTTGAAGGAAGTTCTTGTTCAGGGCGGCATTGCAAACTATGTTTCTCAAATTTTTGCTACGAGTAATCTATCACCAATATTTGCCGCATGGTTAATCACTGCTATTTTAAGAGTTAGTCTTGGATCATCAACAGTTGCAGGTATAACGGGTGCTGGATTGGTATTACCTATGGTTCAGGCTTCGGGTGTGAATCCAGCTTTGATGGTATTAGCGGTTGGCGCCGGATCTGTATTTGCAGATCATGTTAACGATGCAGGATTCTGGATGATTAAAGAGTACTTTGGCTTATCTTTGAAAGAAACATTACTATCATGGACAACATTAACAAGTGTCTTATCTGTCTCAGGTTTAATCTCCGTTTGGTTAGCTTCATTCTTGTTCTAG
- a CDS encoding SDR family oxidoreductase → MTTENFSINTFSLTGKTALITGGASGLGRYYSEALSSVGANILVVSRDESGWAETKHIVESYGRTVDFLKLDITKKDAADQIINFIKNSSQTLDILVNNAGMQKRHEWQKFPDEDWDAVINLNLNAVYHISKAAALLMSENGGGKIINIGSMQSYRAGKFIFPYTASKHGVVGLTKAYADALAVHNIQVNAIAPGYIDTPMTKALQEDETRNKEILQHIPAGHWANPKELMGTVVFLASHASDYVTGVTLPVDGGYLLR, encoded by the coding sequence ATGACAACAGAAAATTTTTCAATTAATACTTTTAGTCTCACTGGAAAAACAGCTTTAATTACGGGTGGTGCATCTGGTCTTGGACGATACTACTCTGAAGCATTAAGTTCAGTCGGCGCTAATATTTTAGTTGTCTCGCGTGATGAAAGTGGTTGGGCAGAGACAAAACACATTGTTGAATCCTATGGGCGGACCGTTGATTTTCTCAAGTTGGACATCACAAAAAAAGATGCAGCAGATCAAATTATAAATTTTATAAAAAATAGCAGTCAGACATTAGACATTCTCGTTAATAATGCAGGCATGCAAAAGCGTCATGAATGGCAAAAATTTCCAGATGAGGATTGGGATGCAGTGATTAATTTGAATTTAAATGCTGTATATCATATCTCTAAAGCTGCGGCACTGCTAATGTCTGAAAATGGCGGCGGAAAAATTATCAACATTGGCTCGATGCAGTCTTATCGTGCCGGGAAGTTTATTTTCCCCTATACGGCTAGTAAACATGGCGTTGTTGGTCTAACTAAAGCTTACGCAGATGCCTTAGCAGTTCATAATATTCAAGTCAATGCCATTGCGCCAGGATATATCGATACACCAATGACCAAAGCATTGCAAGAAGATGAAACCAGGAACAAAGAAATTTTGCAACACATTCCAGCTGGACATTGGGCAAATCCTAAAGAACTCATGGGAACAGTGGTATTTCTGGCTAGTCATGCTTCCGACTATGTCACAGGCGTAACGTTACCAGTTGATGGTGGTTATTTATTACGATAA